Below is a genomic region from Leptospira venezuelensis.
TAAATTCGGAACCATTTTAGGATAATATAATGAATGCGCCACTGGAAAGATCATATCCGGATAAGAAGCATATACAAAACTTGCTCCGTCCTTGGTTTCCACAAGACCGTGAGCTACACTTTGAGGATGAATCACAACGCCTATCTTGTCATACGAAAACCCGAAAAGAAAATGAGCCTCGATGACTTCTAATCCTTTATTGATCATTCCTGCAGAGTCGATCGTAATCTTTGGGCCCATATTCCAGGTAGGATGTTTTAAAGCCTGTTCAATTGTTACTTTTGGAAGATCTTCTAAAGCAAGTTTACGGAAAGGTCCGCCGGAAGCAGTTAGGACTATCCTTTCAAGTGAGTCCTTCTTCATATTTTCCAAAAGCTGGAAAAGTGCATTATGTTCTGAATCTACTGGGACCAAAGACGATTTAGAATTTTCTAATAAACTTTTGATAAAAGGTCCGCAGCTTACCAAGGTTTCTTTGTTCGCGATCCCTATTTTTTTACCTGCGCGAATTGCGGCAACAGTTGGACGGACCCCACTTGCACCTACAACTGCTGTAACAACGGTTTCTATTTCCGGAGCCGAAACGATCTCTTCTAAACTTTTAGATCCATACAGTATATTTGTATTTCCGATCTTATTTCCAAGTATAGTTCTATCTGCAGTTTCAGAACTGATACATAAAACATCCGGTTGGAATTCCTTCGCGATCAATTCCGCTTTTTGTAAATTGGAATGTACACTGAAAGATACTAGCCGAAACTCTTCCGGAAATTGGCGGAGTATTTTGAGAGTAGACTCTCCTACCGATCCGGAGGCACCCAGTATAGAGACGCCTCTTTTCATATTGTTAGTTAGACCGGAAATCCCAGAGCGACCTTGATCTGGAGATAAAAATAAAGGATAGGAACTGTTAAAAGTAAAGCATCAGCTCTATCCAAAATTCCACCGTGACCAGGGATCAAATTCCCCGAGTCTTTTACCTTAGCATCCCTTTTCATTGCAGATTCCAATAGGTCCCCAATGATACCAACAAAAGATAAAATTAAAGAAGTTAAAAATACTTCTGCACCTGAAACTAAAGGTGCAACTCCTGTGCTTCTTTCCCAGAGAATATTGAGAAGAAATACTGAACCGATCGCAACTATGATCCCTGAAACATAACCTTCCCAAGTCTTTTTAGGAGAGATCGCAAGTCCTGCAGGATTTCGACCGAACCAACGTCCGCCAAAATATCCACCCACATCGGTCATGAATGTTGCAACCGAAACCAAGAACACATAATAGATGCCTTGGTTCATTCCCAAAAGAAGAAATAAATGTCCGAGTGGAAGTGCTGCGTAAACTACTCCTAAAATTGTGGAACTTACTGAGAAGATCGCACCATCCAGGGGCCTTCTCAAAATCTGAAGAAGGAAACTAAATAAGAAAAGTAATACAAAGGAGAAGGTCACAGCATCAAAACTAGGAACAAACAGTTTAATGTGTCTTTGGAAAAAGATCGGAGGCTCGAATTTGTTCTGAGAAGCTACAAATCTAAAATAATAAATTAATAATATTATAATAAAGAAGAATATTCCAGTTCCTTTAAAGGGCCTTCCGTCCTGACCTCTGTCAGAAAGCCTATAAAATTCCGTCAGACCTATTACTCCTGCGACCAGAAGTATTATCAGGGTTTGTAAATAATAAAAATCCCTGTAAAAGATCATGAACAGGTAGAGGGCTACGAGCACAGCCGCAGAAAGGATCCTTTTTGTAGTTTCACCCATTCTCTAAACCTCCGAATTTTCGGGTCCTTCTAGCGAACCAATCCAAAGCCTCTCTGAGATCCTTGTCTCCGAATTCAGGCCAAAGATTTTCCGTAAAAAAAAGCTCCGCATAAGCGGATTGCCATAGAAGGAAATTGGATAATCTCCTCTCCCCTGCAGTTCTAATCAATAAATCTACCGCCGGAAGGGGGTACGTATACAAATATTTTTCGAGTTCTTTTGTGCTGATCGGTTTTTGGATGGAGATGGACTTCTTCTTTCTTTCTTCCGCTACTCTGGAAAACGCGCTTAAAATCTCTTCTTGGGACCCGTAATTTAAACAAAAGTTCACAGTTAATTTGCGGTTTTTGCGGGTAACCTCAGCAGCATGATCGATTTTAGATAAAACCAGAGAGCTTAATTTCTTTCTAGAACCCGAATGTAATATTCTGATCCCTTTTGCATTGATCTTTTCTAAACGGGAATCTATAAATTCCACCAATAGATTGAATATGGATCTGATCTCTGTGATCGGACGTTTCCAGTTTTCAGTGGAGAATGCGTAAAGAGAAACTACTTCGAGACCTAAGGAAAGACTGGAGTCCATGAGACGATCAATTGCGTCTGCACCAGCCCTATGCCCTTCTGATCTGGAAAGTCCTTTAGATGTCGCCCATCTTCCGTTCCCATCCATGATGACGGCCACGTGACGGGGAATTTTCTTTTTGGAAGAAGCCAAGCTTAGACCGTAGTGATTTCCTTCTCTTTTTCAGCGGTAATTGCGGAAACTTTATCTATATAAGAATCCGTAATTTTTTGCACCTGGTCTTGTAGAGTTTTTAATTCGTCTTGGGAAATTCCTTCGGAATGTTTTTTAAGATCTTCCATCGCATCGCGGCGGATATTCCTTACGGCGACCTTCTTCTCTTCCGATTTGGATTTAACCACTTTTGCTAATTCTTTACGTCTTTCGCCCGTAAGTTCTGGAATAATAATACGAATTACAACCCCATCATTCGTAGGTTGTAGTCCTAACCCAGAGGCTTGGATTGCCTTTTCAATATCTTTCATAGTCCCCTTATCATAAGGAGAAACTACGAGAAGTCTAGGCTCTGGGGCGGAAATATTTCCCAACTGATTGATTGGTGTTGGAGTTCCGTAGTATTCCACTCTAAGATCTTCGATCAATGCAGGGTTGGCCCTGCCCGTACGAACTCCCGCAAAATCCTTTTTCAGGAGTTCCACGGTTTTATCCATCTTGGATTTCATTGCGTTGATTATATCTTCATTCGCCATCGATCCGAATATCCTCCGAGTTAGAAATCAGGGTACCTATTTTTTTGTCTCCGAGAACCAAATCTTTTAAATTGCCCCGCTTAAAAATGTCAAATACGATTATTGACATATTGTTTTCCATACAAAGACTGAGGGCAGTAGAATCCATAACTTTCAATCTTCGTTTAATGGATTCCATAAAGGAGATATGAGTGTATCGTTTAGCACTTGGATCTTTTTTAGGATCCGCTTCGTAAACACCATCCACCTTAGTGGCTTTTAGGATCACTTCACATCCTACTTCTACCGCTCTTAAACTTGCTGCAGTATCCGTAGTAAAATAAGGGTTACCTATTCCACCAGCAAAGATCACGATCCTTTTCTTTTCTAAATGTCGGACCGCTCTGCGGCGGATATAACTTTCTGCGATGGAATGAATATCGATTGCTGACTGAACTCTAGTATAGAGTCCTTTTTTCTCGCAGGCATCTTGTAGTGCCAATGCGTTTTGGATGGTAGCGAGCATCCCCATATAATCTGCGGTGGCTTGGTCCATCCCGACCTTAGCGAGATTTGCTCCTCGGATCAGGTTTCCCCCTCCGACTACCAGAGCAATCTCTACTCCTAAAGAATGAACTTCTTTGATCTCTTCTGCAAGTGAATGGGCTTTATTACTATCTATCCCAAACTCTCCCTCTCCGGCAAGTGCCTCACCGGAGAGTTTTATTAAGATCCGCTTATACTTAGAAGTTTCTTCGGCCAAGGTTTTACGCGCCGCCTACCTGGAAACGAGCAAAACGAGCTACGATGATATTTTCACCGAATTTCGCAATAGCTTCCTTAACCAGATCGTCAACGGTCTTAGTATTATCCTTGATGAAGGCTTGGTTCAAAAGGCATACTTCAGAGTAATACTTTTTGATTTTTCCAGGAATGATCTTCTCGATCTGTTCTGGTTTTTTACCTTCTTCTTTTAATTGAGCTTCCAAAACCTTAGTTTCACGCTCGATATCTTCTGCAGGAACTTGTTCTTCGCTTACGTATAGAGGAGCCATAGCTGCGATTTGCAGACAGATCTCTTTTCCGAGAGCTTCGAAAGCCTCGTTACGTGCAACGAAGTCAGTTTCAGAGTTGAGCTCGAGTAGAACTCCGATCTTTCCGTCTCCGTGGATATAGGAAATATTTCTTCCTTCTTTGGTTACGCGTCCTGCTTTTTTAGAAGCCTTAGCGATTCCCTTTTCACGCAACCAATCTGCAGATTTGTCTAGATCGTTATTATTCTCAACAAGAGCCTTTTTACAATCCATCAATCCCGCACCGGTGCGGTCTCTTAGTTCCTTAATAAGGTCGGTAGTAGATGCTGACATGATCTTCCCTCTTACTCGCCTTTATCGATTTCAATAGCGGCTGGAGCTTCAGGAGCCGGAGTGGCTGCTGGTGCTGCAGGTGTTTCTTCTTTTTTAGAAGAAGCAACTGGATCCTCGTCCATAATGAACTTACCACTTTCGTCGTATTCACCTTGGTATTCCAGAGCAAGAGCTTCTGAATCCAGATCTTCGCTGAAGCGAGGTTGTTCTACAACTCCACCTGTTCCTTCAATGACCGCGTTAGACATGGTTTCGAGGAATAAGGAAATCGCACGGATCGCGTCGTCATTACCTGGGATTGGATAGTCGATCAATTCAGGATCACAGTTAGTATCAACTACTGCGAAAATTTTAAGACCAAGCTTACGAGCTTCTTTTACCGCAATCTCTTCTTTTTTAGGATCGATCACGAAAAGAACTTCAGGAATGCTATTCATGTCCTTGATCCCGCCTAAAGTTTTGCGGAGTTTGTCCAATTCTCTACGAAGAGATAGAATTTCTTTTTTAGTTTTAACTTCTTTTTCGAAGCTATTATCCGCTTCCATTCCCTCTAGTTTTTTCAAACGAGCGATGGATTTTTTAACTGTATTCCAGTTAGTTAAAAGTCCGCCCGGCCAGCGGTTATTGATGAAGAACATGCTGCAACGGATTGCTTCTCTTTCGATAGCTCCTCTTGCTTGCTTTTTAGTTCCAACGAATAGGACTTTTTTTCCTTCGGAAGTAACCTTCTTCAATGCGTCATATGCTTCTTTAGCTTTTTGAACGGTTTTTTGAAGGTCGATGATATGGATTCCGTTTCTTGCTGTGAAGACATACGGAGCCATTTTCGGATTCCATTTTCTTGTCTGGTGACCGAAGTGAACTCCGGTTTCCAGAAGGTTTTTCATGGAAATTACTGACATGAGTTGTTTACCCCTTTTTTAGTACGAAGAACAATGTCGCCACAAGTCCCAAGAGACTTGCAGGGGTAACTTGTGCTTCGACTTTAATTACGTAAAGTTCCAGCCGAACCGGTTCTTGTAAGAGGTAGACGGAGAGGATATGGACCCCAAAAACGTTGTCGATAATTACTCCGACTACGGCTCCGGCCAAGGTTCCTAATAAGATGGCTAATGCGATTTTGGCCGCTTTTCCGCCGTCCATAGGTCGTTTCGGGCTAGCAGATACCAATTTTTCAGGTCGGACCGAAGGGTCAATCCTTATTAGGAAGGATCATCTCGCAGTTACCTTCGAAGATCACTCCATCAGCAATTTGCAGTTTTGCAGTCTTGATGTTTCCGTTTACTTTTCCGCTCGGAAGCATTTCTAATCTTTGGGTAGCGATCACATTGCCTGTGATCTCTCCGCCTACGATTACAGTCCCGGCCTTGATATTGGCTCTGACCTTAGCTCCTTCGCTAACTAATAAAAATCCTTCGGATTCTATTTCTCCCTGGAATTCGCCTGAGATTTCCAAAGGTTTTTTGAAGTTCAGAATTCCTGAAAAATGGGTTTCTCTTCCTAAAACTGTGGAGATAGTCCCGAATTCGGTTACAGTGCGGCTTGGTTTGGATGCGGTTGAGGCTTTTTTTGACATGATACCAGATTATTTCGTTTTCATCTCGAAAACCCCATCCCAATCTTCAGGTGGAGGATTCGCGATAAATGCTTCGCAGCGTCCTATGTATTTTTTAGAAGGCCCGTCGTTAGGAGTGATCTCTACTGCCTTTTTGAACAGTTCCCAAGCTTCCTTGAACTTTCTATTCTTGTACAGTGCGAGACCTTCGTCGTACAATTTCAGAGTTTGTTTAAAAGACTCAGTGACCATGAAAGCTCACTCCTTATAGAGAACGACAACCGCAGTGGAATAATTTTCCGCATGGCTGATGGATACGGAAACACCGCTATAGCCTTTCTCGAGGAACAATTCTTTCGATTTTCCGTGAAGTACCAATTCTTTTTTTCCAAAATCTTTCCCGAAAAGTTCGATTTCTCTCATATCAAGAATCACCTTATCTCCGGGTTCTATGGCCTTGATGAATGCTTCCTTCACGCAGAATCTTCCACTAAGATGTGGAACTGGATCTTTTCTACCCGAACAGTACGCTATTTCCGTTTCTGAAAATACTCTTTTCAGAAATCTTTCTCCATGTTTATCGAGTAAGTCTCTGATCCTGGAATTTTCTACTATATCATTCCCGATAGTGATCTTCATTCTTCCTCAGGCTCCG
It encodes:
- the dxr gene encoding 1-deoxy-D-xylulose-5-phosphate reductoisomerase — its product is MKRGVSILGASGSVGESTLKILRQFPEEFRLVSFSVHSNLQKAELIAKEFQPDVLCISSETADRTILGNKIGNTNILYGSKSLEEIVSAPEIETVVTAVVGASGVRPTVAAIRAGKKIGIANKETLVSCGPFIKSLLENSKSSLVPVDSEHNALFQLLENMKKDSLERIVLTASGGPFRKLALEDLPKVTIEQALKHPTWNMGPKITIDSAGMINKGLEVIEAHFLFGFSYDKIGVVIHPQSVAHGLVETKDGASFVYASYPDMIFPVAHSLYYPKMVPNLLRSHPATSWGTLDFLEPDMERYPGLALAYEAGRAGGTAPSIFNASNEVAVELFLQGKILFTEIPSLVRNVLEKIPNTFPNDLEGYEEADRKARELAFHFSKDKVVHLC
- a CDS encoding phosphatidate cytidylyltransferase; the protein is MGETTKRILSAAVLVALYLFMIFYRDFYYLQTLIILLVAGVIGLTEFYRLSDRGQDGRPFKGTGIFFFIIILLIYYFRFVASQNKFEPPIFFQRHIKLFVPSFDAVTFSFVLLFLFSFLLQILRRPLDGAIFSVSSTILGVVYAALPLGHLFLLLGMNQGIYYVFLVSVATFMTDVGGYFGGRWFGRNPAGLAISPKKTWEGYVSGIIVAIGSVFLLNILWERSTGVAPLVSGAEVFLTSLILSFVGIIGDLLESAMKRDAKVKDSGNLIPGHGGILDRADALLLTVPILYFYLQIKVALGFPV
- a CDS encoding isoprenyl transferase, whose protein sequence is MASSKKKIPRHVAVIMDGNGRWATSKGLSRSEGHRAGADAIDRLMDSSLSLGLEVVSLYAFSTENWKRPITEIRSIFNLLVEFIDSRLEKINAKGIRILHSGSRKKLSSLVLSKIDHAAEVTRKNRKLTVNFCLNYGSQEEILSAFSRVAEERKKKSISIQKPISTKELEKYLYTYPLPAVDLLIRTAGERRLSNFLLWQSAYAELFFTENLWPEFGDKDLREALDWFARRTRKFGGLENG
- the frr gene encoding ribosome recycling factor; translated protein: MANEDIINAMKSKMDKTVELLKKDFAGVRTGRANPALIEDLRVEYYGTPTPINQLGNISAPEPRLLVVSPYDKGTMKDIEKAIQASGLGLQPTNDGVVIRIIIPELTGERRKELAKVVKSKSEEKKVAVRNIRRDAMEDLKKHSEGISQDELKTLQDQVQKITDSYIDKVSAITAEKEKEITTV
- the pyrH gene encoding UMP kinase, with the protein product MAEETSKYKRILIKLSGEALAGEGEFGIDSNKAHSLAEEIKEVHSLGVEIALVVGGGNLIRGANLAKVGMDQATADYMGMLATIQNALALQDACEKKGLYTRVQSAIDIHSIAESYIRRRAVRHLEKKRIVIFAGGIGNPYFTTDTAASLRAVEVGCEVILKATKVDGVYEADPKKDPSAKRYTHISFMESIKRRLKVMDSTALSLCMENNMSIIVFDIFKRGNLKDLVLGDKKIGTLISNSEDIRIDGE
- the tsf gene encoding translation elongation factor Ts, producing MSASTTDLIKELRDRTGAGLMDCKKALVENNNDLDKSADWLREKGIAKASKKAGRVTKEGRNISYIHGDGKIGVLLELNSETDFVARNEAFEALGKEICLQIAAMAPLYVSEEQVPAEDIERETKVLEAQLKEEGKKPEQIEKIIPGKIKKYYSEVCLLNQAFIKDNTKTVDDLVKEAIAKFGENIIVARFARFQVGGA
- the rpsB gene encoding 30S ribosomal protein S2, with the translated sequence MSVISMKNLLETGVHFGHQTRKWNPKMAPYVFTARNGIHIIDLQKTVQKAKEAYDALKKVTSEGKKVLFVGTKKQARGAIEREAIRCSMFFINNRWPGGLLTNWNTVKKSIARLKKLEGMEADNSFEKEVKTKKEILSLRRELDKLRKTLGGIKDMNSIPEVLFVIDPKKEEIAVKEARKLGLKIFAVVDTNCDPELIDYPIPGNDDAIRAISLFLETMSNAVIEGTGGVVEQPRFSEDLDSEALALEYQGEYDESGKFIMDEDPVASSKKEETPAAPAATPAPEAPAAIEIDKGE
- a CDS encoding bactofilin family protein, whose product is MSKKASTASKPSRTVTEFGTISTVLGRETHFSGILNFKKPLEISGEFQGEIESEGFLLVSEGAKVRANIKAGTVIVGGEITGNVIATQRLEMLPSGKVNGNIKTAKLQIADGVIFEGNCEMILPNKD
- a CDS encoding tetratricopeptide repeat protein codes for the protein MVTESFKQTLKLYDEGLALYKNRKFKEAWELFKKAVEITPNDGPSKKYIGRCEAFIANPPPEDWDGVFEMKTK
- the acpS gene encoding holo-ACP synthase is translated as MKITIGNDIVENSRIRDLLDKHGERFLKRVFSETEIAYCSGRKDPVPHLSGRFCVKEAFIKAIEPGDKVILDMREIELFGKDFGKKELVLHGKSKELFLEKGYSGVSVSISHAENYSTAVVVLYKE